A segment of the Aureimonas sp. SA4125 genome:
GCGGCCTCGAAGCCGATGACCCGCACGCCACGCTCCGCCAGATGCGCGACCGCGGCGCTGCCCATGGCACCGAGGCCGATGACGGCGACATCGAAGTCGCTCATGCCGGGATCGCGACGACGCCGGGCAGTGACCCACCGGCGGCGGCAAGCGCGCCGCTGACGACGAGCGCCGTCGCCTTTTCCATGTCGGGCGCGAAATAGCGGTCTTCGCCCAGCATCGGCACCTCGGCCCGGATCACCCTGCGCGCCGCTTCCAGCAGCGGGCTGGAGGTGAGCGGCGCGTGGAAATCGCAGCCCTGCGCGGCCGCCAGGAGTTCGATGCCGACGACATGGGCGACGTTCATCGCCATCGGCCCGAGGCGCCGCGCGCCGTGCGTCGCCATGGAGACATGGTCTTCCTGGTTGGCCGATGTCGGGATGGAATCGACGCTTGCGGGAAAAGCGCGACTCTTGTTTTCCGAGACGAGCGCGGCGGCCGTCACCTGCGGCAGCATGAAACCGGAGTTGAGACCGGGCGTCGCCGTCAGGAAGGCCGGCAGGCCCGACAGCACCGGGTCGACCAGCATGGCGATGCGCCGCTCGGTGATCGACCCGATCTCGCAAAGCGCGATGGCGATCATGTCGGCGGCGAAGGCCACCGGTTCGGCGTGGAAATTGCCGCCGGAAATGACCTCGCCGGTCTCGGCGAAGACCAGCGGATTGTCCGACACGCCGTTCGCCTCGATGGCGAGCGTCGCGGCCGCCTGGCGCAAGAGGTCGAGGCAGGCGCCCATCACCTGCGGCTGGCAGCGCAGGCAGTAGGGATCCTGCACGCGGCTGTCGCCGACCAGGTGCGACTGCCGGATCGCGCTTCCGGCCATCAGGCCGCGCAGGGCCTTGGCCACCTCGATCTGGCCGCGGTGGCCGCGCAGCGCATGGATACGGGGGTCGAAGGGGCCGTCCGAGCCGCGCGCGGCATCGGTCGCGAGCGCCCCGGTCACCAGCGCCGACTGGAACACGCGCTCGGCCGCGAACAGGCCGGCCAGCGCCAGGGCGGTCGAGACCTGCGTGCCGTTGAGGAGGGCGAGCCCCTCCTTCGGGCCAAAGGCCGAAGGCGTCATGCCGGCCTTGGCCAGCGCCTCGGTTGCGGGCATGCGCTCGCCCCTCAGGATCGCCTCGCCGACGCCCATCAGTACGGCGGCCAGATGCGCCAACGGCGCGAGGTCGCCCGAGGCGCCGACCGAGCCCTGGCCGGGAATGACGGGAATGAGATCGTTGTCGAGACATGCCTGCAGCGCCTGCAGCGTCTCCCAGCGCACGCCCGAGGCGCCGCGGGCAAGGCTGGCGAGCTTCATCGCCAGGATCAGCCGGACCACCGGCACCGCCAGCGGCTCGCCGACGCCGGCGGCATGCGACAGGACGATGTTCTCCTGCAGCCGGGCGAGGTCGGCATCGGGAATGCGCACGGTCGCGAGCTTGCCGAAGCCGGTGTTGATTCCGTAGACCGGCTCGCCCTTGGCGACGATCGCCGCGACGGTGGCGGCACTGGCGAGGACTCCGTCGCGGCAGGCGGGATCGAGGTGCACGGACGCGCCGAAATAGATCGCGCGCCAGTCAGCGAGACTGACGGCGCCGGGGGTGAGAAGCTTGGTCATTGGCCTTGAAAGATCCTTTGGTGCAGCGGGTTGTAGCCGATGCGGTAGACGAGTTCGGCGGGACGCTCGATGTCCCAGATGGCGAGGTCGCAGGATTTGCCGCGCTCCAGTGTGCCGATGTCGGCGAGCATGCCCAGTGCCCGCGCCGCCTCGCGCGTGACGCCGGCAAGGCACTCCTCCACCGTCATGCGGAAGAAGGTGGCGGCCATGTTCATGGTGGTGAGCAAGGAGGTGATCGGCGCCGTTCCCGGATTGCAGTCGGTCGCCACCGCCATCTTCACGCCGAAGCGGCGAAACGCCTCGATCGGCGGCTTTTGCGTCTCGCGCAGCACGTAGAAGGCGCCGGGCAGGATCACCGCGACGGTGCCGGCAGCGGCCATCGCCGCGGCGGCCGCGTCGCTGGTATATTCCAGATGATCGGCCGACAACGCACCGAATTCGGCCGCGAGCCCCGCGCCGCCGAGATCGGAGAGCTGGTCGGCATGCAGCTTGACCGGCAGGCCCAGCACTTCGGCAGCGGCGAAGACCCGCGCAACCTCATCGGTCGAAAAGGCGATGCCCTCGCAGAAGGCATCGACCGCATCGACGAGGCCTGATTTGGCGAGGTCGGGCATGACCGT
Coding sequences within it:
- the hutH gene encoding histidine ammonia-lyase — protein: MTKLLTPGAVSLADWRAIYFGASVHLDPACRDGVLASAATVAAIVAKGEPVYGINTGFGKLATVRIPDADLARLQENIVLSHAAGVGEPLAVPVVRLILAMKLASLARGASGVRWETLQALQACLDNDLIPVIPGQGSVGASGDLAPLAHLAAVLMGVGEAILRGERMPATEALAKAGMTPSAFGPKEGLALLNGTQVSTALALAGLFAAERVFQSALVTGALATDAARGSDGPFDPRIHALRGHRGQIEVAKALRGLMAGSAIRQSHLVGDSRVQDPYCLRCQPQVMGACLDLLRQAAATLAIEANGVSDNPLVFAETGEVISGGNFHAEPVAFAADMIAIALCEIGSITERRIAMLVDPVLSGLPAFLTATPGLNSGFMLPQVTAAALVSENKSRAFPASVDSIPTSANQEDHVSMATHGARRLGPMAMNVAHVVGIELLAAAQGCDFHAPLTSSPLLEAARRVIRAEVPMLGEDRYFAPDMEKATALVVSGALAAAGGSLPGVVAIPA